The proteins below are encoded in one region of Corvus hawaiiensis isolate bCorHaw1 chromosome 3, bCorHaw1.pri.cur, whole genome shotgun sequence:
- the TBPL1 gene encoding TATA box-binding protein-like 1, translating into MDADSDVALDILITNVVCVFRTRCHLNLRKIALEGANVIYKRDVGKVLMKLRKPRITATIWSSGKVICTGATSEEEAKFGARRLARSLQKLGFQVIFTDFKVVNVLAVCNMPFEIRLPEFTKNNRPHASYEPELHPAVCYRIKSLRATLQIFSTGSITVTGPNVKAVASAVEQIYPFVFESRK; encoded by the exons ATGGATGCGGACAGTGATGTTGCACTGGACATTTTAATCACAAATGTAGTGTGTGTTTTTAGAACAAGATGTCATTTAAACTTGAGGAAGATTGCATTAGAGGGAGCAAATGTGATATACAAGCGTGATGTTGGG aaggTTTTAATGAAGCTTAGGAAACCTAGGATTACGGCCACAATTTGGTCCTCAGGAAAAGTTATTTGCACAGGAGCCACAAG TGAAGAGGAAGCTAAATTTGGTGCCAGACGATTAGCTCGTAGTCTACAGAAACTAGGTTTTCAG gtaattttcacagattttaaagTGGTGAATGTTTTAGCAGTGTGCAACATGCCCTTTGAGATCAGATTGCCAGAATTTACGAAGAATAACAGACCTCATGCGAG ttATGAACCAGAACTTCATCCTGCCGTGTGTTACAGAATAAAATCTCTCAGAGCTACCTTACAGATTTTTTCCACAGGCAGTATCACAGTTACAG GGCCAAATGTAAAGGCTGTTGCCAGTGCTGTGGAACAGATTTATCCATTCGTGTTTGaaagcaggaaataa